A stretch of DNA from Basfia succiniciproducens:
CGGTGGTCACGCGCACCATTGCCGAGCTGGAAAACCAACTCGGCGAACCGCTGTTTAAACGCAACACCCGCTCGATTACGCTAACCAGCTTCGGCGAACTGTTTTTGCCCAAAGCCAAACGCCTGCTGGAAGATTCCGACGCCCTGTTTCAGACGGCAAAAGACGATAACGAGATGAAAGGCGTTGTGCGGATTACCTTGTTCCGCTTGCCCAATCACGAGCAAATTTTGTACGAATTACTGACCGCACTTCGCCCTTATCCCGAGCTGTTTATCGATTGGCGCTTGGATATGATGCGGCTTGATACCGTTGAGCACCGCATTGACATCGGCATTCGTGTCGGGCGCGAACCCAATCCGAATTTCATCATCAAGCCGATTGCCAAGGTTCAGCATATCTTCGTCGCCGCTCCCGATTTGCTGGAACGCTTGGGCGCACCGAAAGATTTTGAAGACCTGCGCCAACGCTATCCGTTCAGCGGCTTAATCAATCCTGAAACCGGCAAAGTGTGGGAATTTATGCTCGACGGCGTGAATACTTTTCTGCCCCGCCATCTCGAATTTTTCAGCACCGACCCCGACACGCAAATTCAGGCGGCACTGGCGGGAAGAGCGGTGGTACAAGCCAGCGATTTAGCCTGTAAGGAATATTTGGCAAACGGCAGATTGGTCAAAGTCTTGCCCCAAATTCAGCAGGAAAAATGGCAACTTTATCTGTACCGCCCTTATCAAACGATTACCCCAAAACGGGTGATGAAGGTGTTTGAGGTGTTGGAAGGGGTTTTACGGAAATATCTTGGATAAAAATGCCTGTCTGAAGTTTTGTGCTTTCAGACAGGCATTTTTATACCCCCACGATTGACAAAGTCCAAAATTAGACTAAAATACCGCTTTCATTTAGTCCAATATTAGACCTTAATACCATGCAAAACCATATCACTTCCATTGATTTATTAGCCGAAACCATGATGCAGTCGCTTCAGATTTACATGAAGTACGCAAGAAAAATGGGCTTGGCGGA
This window harbors:
- a CDS encoding LysR family transcriptional regulator gives rise to the protein MNKLDALKFFITAAETLNFREAAVKLAISPSVVTRTIAELENQLGEPLFKRNTRSITLTSFGELFLPKAKRLLEDSDALFQTAKDDNEMKGVVRITLFRLPNHEQILYELLTALRPYPELFIDWRLDMMRLDTVEHRIDIGIRVGREPNPNFIIKPIAKVQHIFVAAPDLLERLGAPKDFEDLRQRYPFSGLINPETGKVWEFMLDGVNTFLPRHLEFFSTDPDTQIQAALAGRAVVQASDLACKEYLANGRLVKVLPQIQQEKWQLYLYRPYQTITPKRVMKVFEVLEGVLRKYLG